One Comamonas endophytica DNA window includes the following coding sequences:
- a CDS encoding YbgC/FadM family acyl-CoA thioesterase, translating into MRLESFRCFDRMRVRWAEVDAQKIVFNAHYMMYADTAISAYWRALAVPYDTGFARLNGELYVKKATVEYHASARYGDVLDVGVRCAGIGNSSLRFEIGIWNGQALLSSVELVYVFADPATQTSRPVPQALRTLIEDYEAGRAIGEVRTGDWNLLGRDAMRLRMEVFVREQGIDPALEIDGRDEAARHVVLYNRLGMPVATGRLITDSPGVGRIGRMAVEKDLRGSTLGRQVLDALVAASQARGDREVQLHAQRSAEGFYRRAGFEVQGEPYEEAGIAHITMVRSF; encoded by the coding sequence CTGCGCCTGGAATCCTTTCGCTGCTTCGACCGCATGCGCGTGCGCTGGGCCGAGGTCGACGCCCAGAAGATTGTGTTCAATGCACATTACATGATGTATGCCGATACGGCCATCAGCGCCTATTGGCGTGCCCTGGCCGTGCCCTATGACACCGGCTTCGCGCGCCTGAATGGCGAGCTGTATGTCAAGAAGGCCACCGTGGAATACCACGCGTCGGCGCGCTACGGCGATGTGCTCGACGTCGGCGTGCGCTGCGCCGGCATCGGCAATTCATCGCTGCGCTTCGAGATCGGCATCTGGAACGGGCAGGCATTGCTCAGCAGTGTCGAACTGGTCTATGTCTTTGCCGACCCGGCCACGCAGACTTCACGGCCCGTGCCCCAGGCCCTGCGCACCCTGATCGAAGACTACGAAGCCGGCCGCGCGATCGGCGAGGTGCGTACCGGCGACTGGAACCTGCTGGGCCGCGATGCGATGCGGCTGCGCATGGAGGTGTTCGTGCGCGAGCAGGGCATCGATCCGGCCCTCGAGATCGACGGCCGCGACGAGGCCGCGCGCCACGTGGTGCTCTACAACCGCCTGGGCATGCCTGTGGCCACCGGCCGGCTGATCACCGATTCACCCGGCGTGGGCCGCATCGGCCGCATGGCCGTGGAAAAGGACCTGCGCGGCAGCACGCTGGGCCGCCAGGTGCTGGACGCGCTGGTCGCGGCCTCGCAGGCGCGCGGCGACCGCGAGGTGCAGCTGCACGCCCAGCGCAGCGCCGAGGGCTTCTACCGGCGTGCAGGGTTTGAAGTGCAGGGCGAGCCTTACGAGGAGGCGGGCATCGCGCATATCACGATGGTGCGCAGCTTCTGA
- a CDS encoding folate-binding protein — protein MTQSFHGIAPISHLGVIRVQGDDAASFLHNQLTQDFALLDLQHARLAAFLSAKGRMQASFIGFKRSASEVLLVCSLDLLPNTLKRLSMFVLRSKAKLTDATAEFSLHGLIGDAVAAAGGTPQAQPWDKQDLGEASLVHLYPAVGQPRALWVAPQGTPIPQAPALPAEAWLWSEVQSGVATLSAPLFELFVPQMLNYESVGGVNFKKGCYPGQEVVARSQFRGTLKRRAYLVQADAALEPGMEVFAASDAEQPTGTVVQAAPAPDGGWAGLVSMQIASAGEALHAGSAGGPALTVQPLPYVLLEDI, from the coding sequence ATGACCCAGTCCTTCCATGGCATAGCCCCCATTTCCCATCTTGGCGTGATCCGCGTGCAAGGCGATGACGCCGCCAGTTTCTTGCACAACCAGCTGACGCAGGACTTTGCGCTGCTGGATCTGCAGCACGCGCGCCTGGCGGCGTTCCTGTCCGCCAAGGGGCGGATGCAGGCAAGCTTCATCGGCTTCAAGCGCAGCGCCAGCGAAGTGCTGCTGGTCTGCAGCCTCGATCTGCTGCCGAACACTCTCAAGCGGCTGTCGATGTTCGTGCTGCGTTCCAAGGCCAAGCTCACCGACGCCACGGCCGAGTTCAGCTTGCATGGTCTGATCGGCGATGCCGTGGCTGCGGCCGGTGGCACGCCCCAGGCCCAACCCTGGGACAAGCAGGATCTGGGCGAAGCCAGCCTGGTGCACCTCTACCCCGCCGTCGGCCAGCCACGCGCGCTGTGGGTCGCCCCGCAGGGCACGCCGATCCCCCAGGCGCCCGCGCTGCCAGCCGAGGCCTGGCTATGGAGCGAGGTGCAAAGCGGCGTTGCCACGTTGAGCGCGCCGCTGTTCGAGCTGTTCGTTCCGCAGATGCTGAACTACGAATCCGTGGGCGGCGTGAATTTCAAGAAGGGCTGCTACCCGGGCCAGGAAGTCGTGGCCCGCAGCCAGTTCCGCGGCACGCTCAAGCGCCGGGCTTATCTGGTGCAGGCCGATGCGGCCTTGGAGCCGGGCATGGAAGTGTTTGCGGCCAGCGATGCGGAGCAGCCCACGGGGACGGTGGTGCAGGCCGCGCCGGCGCCCGATGGCGGGTGGGCGGGGCTGGTGTCGATGCAGATCGCTTCGGCGGGCGAGGCGCTGCATGCGGGCAGTGCCGGCGGGCCGGCGCTGACAGTGCAGCCCCTGCCCTACGTGCTGCTGGAAGATATCTGA
- the mltG gene encoding endolytic transglycosylase MltG has protein sequence MPGHSHGALKVVRRFFKGLLFLLLMALLAGGVAAWWLLNPLPQSAPVLELEIEPGTTPRAIARNVVQAGVQTDARLLYAWFRVSGKDRLIKAGNYEIPAGTTPYSLLQKLARGEESLRALTLVEGWNWRQVRAALAREEFLRPDSAALSDEALMAELGRPGIAPEGRFFPDTYTYAKGSSDIAVLRRALHSMDRRLQQVWEMRASDLPLKAPDDLLVLASIVEKETGRAGDRAEIAGVFINRLRIGMPLQTDPTVIYGLGEAFDGNLRRSHLRADTPWNTYTRAGLPPTPIAMPGKASMIAAVQPAATKALYFVSRGDGSSHFSESLDEHNRAVNRYQRGR, from the coding sequence ATGCCCGGTCATTCTCATGGGGCGCTGAAGGTTGTGCGTAGATTTTTCAAAGGACTGCTTTTCCTGCTGCTGATGGCGCTGCTGGCCGGTGGCGTGGCCGCCTGGTGGCTGCTCAATCCACTGCCGCAGAGCGCGCCCGTGCTGGAGCTGGAGATCGAGCCCGGCACGACGCCGCGTGCCATTGCGCGCAATGTGGTGCAGGCCGGCGTGCAGACCGATGCGCGGCTGCTCTACGCCTGGTTCCGCGTCTCGGGCAAGGACCGCCTGATCAAGGCCGGCAACTACGAGATTCCCGCAGGCACCACCCCTTACAGCCTGCTGCAGAAGCTCGCGCGCGGCGAGGAGTCGCTGCGCGCGCTGACGCTGGTCGAAGGCTGGAACTGGCGCCAGGTGCGCGCGGCGCTGGCGCGCGAGGAATTCCTGCGTCCGGACAGCGCCGCGCTGAGCGACGAGGCGCTGATGGCCGAGCTGGGCCGCCCCGGCATCGCGCCCGAGGGACGCTTCTTCCCCGACACCTATACCTACGCCAAGGGCAGCAGCGACATTGCCGTGCTGCGCCGCGCGCTGCATTCCATGGACCGGCGCCTGCAGCAGGTCTGGGAGATGCGCGCCTCCGACCTGCCGCTGAAAGCACCGGACGATCTGCTGGTGCTCGCCAGCATCGTGGAAAAGGAAACCGGGCGTGCGGGCGACCGCGCGGAAATCGCCGGCGTGTTCATCAACCGCCTGCGCATCGGCATGCCGCTGCAGACCGATCCCACGGTGATCTACGGCCTGGGCGAGGCCTTCGATGGCAACCTGCGCCGCAGCCACCTGCGCGCCGACACGCCGTGGAACACCTACACCCGTGCCGGCCTGCCGCCCACGCCGATCGCAATGCCCGGCAAGGCCTCGATGATCGCGGCCGTGCAGCCCGCGGCCACCAAGGCGCTGTATTTCGTTTCCCGCGGCGACGGCAGCAGCCATTTCAGCGAATCCCTTGACGAGCACAATAGGGCCGTGAACCGTTACCAGCGCGGGCGCTGA
- the tmk gene encoding dTMP kinase: protein MSLTGLFVSFEGIDGAGKSSHISALADAFAAQGRQVVLTREPGGTPLAEKLRALLLGDAMDPLTEALLAFAGRRDHLVQVIEPALARGEVVLCDRFTDATFAYQGAGRGFDTAQLAQLERLVQTGVAPDPLQLREPDLTVWFDLPAEVAAERLSHARLPDRFEAQPLDFFRRVAQGYADRAAAAPQRFARIDANHPRTLVWQELQAVFEGRGWLPCAPGGDKDGA from the coding sequence ATGAGCCTTACCGGCCTGTTTGTTTCATTTGAAGGCATCGATGGCGCGGGCAAGTCCTCGCACATCAGCGCCCTGGCCGATGCATTTGCCGCCCAGGGCCGCCAGGTGGTGCTCACGCGCGAGCCCGGCGGCACGCCGCTGGCCGAGAAGCTGCGCGCGCTGCTGCTGGGCGATGCCATGGACCCGCTGACCGAAGCGCTGCTGGCCTTCGCCGGCCGGCGCGACCATCTGGTCCAGGTCATCGAGCCGGCGCTGGCGCGCGGCGAGGTAGTGCTGTGCGACCGCTTCACCGATGCCACCTTTGCCTACCAGGGCGCGGGCCGCGGCTTCGACACGGCGCAGCTGGCGCAGCTCGAACGCCTGGTGCAGACCGGCGTCGCGCCCGATCCGCTGCAGCTGCGCGAACCCGATCTCACCGTGTGGTTCGACCTGCCGGCCGAAGTCGCGGCCGAGCGTCTGTCGCACGCGCGGCTGCCCGATCGCTTCGAGGCCCAGCCACTGGACTTCTTTCGTCGGGTTGCGCAGGGCTATGCCGACCGCGCCGCAGCCGCGCCGCAGCGCTTCGCGCGCATCGATGCCAATCACCCGCGTACGCTGGTGTGGCAAGAGCTGCAGGCAGTGTTCGAAGGCCGCGGCTGGCTGCCCTGTGCCCCCGGCGGCGACAAGGACGGCGCATGA